In Carya illinoinensis cultivar Pawnee chromosome 7, C.illinoinensisPawnee_v1, whole genome shotgun sequence, the following are encoded in one genomic region:
- the LOC122314744 gene encoding short-chain dehydrogenase reductase 3a isoform X1, with the protein MFGGGLSSKTVSMSRTSLVRGFYRLFSIRTGSKLEGKVALITGAASGIGKATAIKFINNGAKVVVADIQHQLGQETAEELGPYATFVSCDVTKESDISNAVDFTISKHKQLDIMHCNAGVPCKTPPSIVELDLEMFDKVMDINVRGIMAGIKHASRVMIPRQTGSILCTASITGLMGGLSQHTYSVSKSAVIGIVKSVAAELCKYGIRVNCISPFAIPTPFTMDDMRQLFPGVDDQRLVKMVHNAGVFEGAYCEPRDVANAALYLVSDDAKYVNGHNLVVDGGFTSFKSLSFPAPDELK; encoded by the exons ATGTTCGGGGGTGGGCTAAG CAGCAAAACTGTCTCCATGTCAAGAACTTCGCTTGTTCGCGGCTTCTACAGGTTATTTTCGATCCGGACTGGAAG CAAGCTAGAAGGCAAGGTAGCATTAATAACTGGAGCCGCAAGTGGCATTGGAAAGGCAACTGCAATCAAATTTATCAACAATGGTGCCAAAGTTGTTGTTGCTGATATCCAACACCAACTTGGCCAAGAAACTGCAGAAGAGCTTGGACCCTATGCTACTTTTGTTTCCTGTGATGTCACTAAAGAGTCAGACATATCAAATGCAGTTGATTTTACGATCTCTAAGCACAAGCAACTTGATATCATGCACTGCAATGCAGGGGTGCCCTGCAAAACTCCCCCCAGCATTGTAGAACTTGACCTGGAAATGTTCGATAAAGTCATGGATATCAACGTGCGGGGAATCATGGCCGGGATCAAGCATGCATCACGTGTCATGATCCCCCGGCAAACTGGCTCAATTCTTTGCACAGCTAGTATCACCGGACTAATGGGTGGGCTATCGCAGCACACATATTCTGTGTCCAAGTCTGCTGTCATAGGCATTGTTAAATCTGTGGCTGCAGAGCTATGCAAGTATGGAATCCGAGTCAATTGCATATCCCCATTTGCCATTCCAACTCCATTCACAATGGATGATATGAGACAGCTTTTTCCTGGTGTTGATGATCAACGGCTTGTGAAAATGGTTCATAATGCTGGTGTCTTTGAGGGTGCATATTGTGAACCCAGGGATGTCGCTAATGCTGCGCTCTATCTCGTGTCTGATGATGCCAAATATGTTAATGGGCATAATTTGGTGGTAGATGGAGGTTTTACTTCTTTTAAAAGTTTGTCTTTCCCTGCACCTGATGAACTTAAGTAA
- the LOC122314743 gene encoding bifunctional 3-dehydroquinate dehydratase/shikimate dehydrogenase, chloroplastic-like isoform X3, which yields MIHKFSRSRYCSLLQRHRCYKSRAMNNGDCRLLLKNSALLSLSLSLSLSLSLSLTLGEMAFTNNILVCTPLECETEEEMVGSMEIAKAEGADLVELCVDSMSFSHISEVKKLIQRRTLPAIVSYRLKSSRTSGKGDNKFLCLQVLRLALEVDVEFVEMDYEVASDITGMAECLYGRVNSRIIVSSYVNGGKPSTEKLGHLIACMQSTGADVIKLVIDVDYITDLAPVFQMLTHCQVPLIVIAAGSRGLISQLLGPKFGGFLVYGSLECKSIPGLPTILSIKHIYKLEHLNADTKVFGLISNPVGHSKGPILHNPAFRHTGYNGIYVPMLVDDIKDFFQTYTGTDFAGFSVGIPHKEAAVRCCDEVHPLAKSIGAVNTIVRRPIDGKLIGYNTDCEASITAIEDALRDRRFLNGEASNTSPIAGKTFVVVGAGGAGRALAFGAKSRGARVVIFNRNYEQRLLQMRFQEKLCHMNV from the exons ATGATTCATAAATTCAGTCGCTCTCGGTACTGTTCTCTGCTACAGCGACATCGTTGCTATAAGTCACGGGCCATGAACAATGGTGACTGCAGGTTGCTACTGAAAAACTCagccctcctctctctctctctctctctctctctctctctctctctctctctcacgctcGGAGAAATGGCATTCACGAACAACATCCTAGTCTGCACACCGCTGGAATGTGAAACTGAGGAAGAAATGGTGGGTTCTATGGAGATAGCCAAGGCAGAAGGAGCAGATCTTGTGGAGCTTTGTGTCGATTCTATGTCATTCTCCCACATTTCTGAGGTTAAGAAGCTCATTCAACGCAGAACTCTCCCTGCTATTGTCTCTTACAG GCTCAAATCGTCGAGGACCTCAGGCAAAGGAGACAACAAGTTTCTCTGCTTGCAAGTACTGAGATTGGCTCTTGAAGTAGATGTTGAATTCGTTGAAATGGACTATGAG GTAGCATCGGATATTACTGGCATGGCTGAGTGCTTGTACGGGCGTGTGAACAGCAGAATAATTGTATCAAGTTATGTCAACGGCGGGAAACCTTCGACAGAGAAACTGGGTCATCTGATTGCATGCATGCAATCTACTGGGGCAGATGTTATCAAGCTTGTAATTGACGTGGATTATATCACTGATCTAGCACCGGTTTTTCAGATGCTCACTCACTGCCAG GTTCCATTAATTGTTATTGCAGCGGGCAGTAGAGGTCTGATAAGCCAACTATTGGGTCCTAAGTTTGGTGGTTTTCTAGTCTATGGATCTCTGGAATGCAAATCAATACCTGGGTTGCCAACTATACTCAGCATTAAACACATTTATAAGCTTGAACACCTGAACGCAGATACGAAAGTTTTTGGTCTCATTTCAAACCCGGTAGGCCATAGCAAGGGTCCTATTCTGCACAACCCCGCATTTAGACACACTGGATATAATGGAATTTACGTGCCCATGCTCGTCGATGATATCAAGGACTTCTTTCAAACCTATACGGGCACCGACTTTGCAGGTTTCAG TGTTGGAATCCCACACAAGGAAGCAGCAGTTCGATGCTGTGATGAAGTACATCCATTGGCTAAG TCCATAGGAGCTGTAAACACTATAGTAAGAAGGCCTATTGATGGGAAGCTGATTGGTTATAATACAGATTGTGAGGCTTCTATCACTGCAATTGAGGATGCACTAAGAG ATAGACGATTTCTCAACGGGGAAGCATCAAATACTTCTCCTATAGCTGGGAAAACTTTTGTTGTGGTTGGAGCAGGGGGTGCAGGAAGAGCACTTGCATTTGGAGCTAAAAGTAGAGGAGCTAGGGTTGTCATATTCAACAGGAATTATG AGCAAAGGCTCTTGCAGATGCGGTTTCAGGAGAAGCTTTGCCATATGAATGTCTAG
- the LOC122314744 gene encoding short-chain dehydrogenase reductase 3a isoform X2 produces the protein MFGGGLSKTVSMSRTSLVRGFYRLFSIRTGSKLEGKVALITGAASGIGKATAIKFINNGAKVVVADIQHQLGQETAEELGPYATFVSCDVTKESDISNAVDFTISKHKQLDIMHCNAGVPCKTPPSIVELDLEMFDKVMDINVRGIMAGIKHASRVMIPRQTGSILCTASITGLMGGLSQHTYSVSKSAVIGIVKSVAAELCKYGIRVNCISPFAIPTPFTMDDMRQLFPGVDDQRLVKMVHNAGVFEGAYCEPRDVANAALYLVSDDAKYVNGHNLVVDGGFTSFKSLSFPAPDELK, from the exons ATGTTCGGGGGTGGGCTAAG CAAAACTGTCTCCATGTCAAGAACTTCGCTTGTTCGCGGCTTCTACAGGTTATTTTCGATCCGGACTGGAAG CAAGCTAGAAGGCAAGGTAGCATTAATAACTGGAGCCGCAAGTGGCATTGGAAAGGCAACTGCAATCAAATTTATCAACAATGGTGCCAAAGTTGTTGTTGCTGATATCCAACACCAACTTGGCCAAGAAACTGCAGAAGAGCTTGGACCCTATGCTACTTTTGTTTCCTGTGATGTCACTAAAGAGTCAGACATATCAAATGCAGTTGATTTTACGATCTCTAAGCACAAGCAACTTGATATCATGCACTGCAATGCAGGGGTGCCCTGCAAAACTCCCCCCAGCATTGTAGAACTTGACCTGGAAATGTTCGATAAAGTCATGGATATCAACGTGCGGGGAATCATGGCCGGGATCAAGCATGCATCACGTGTCATGATCCCCCGGCAAACTGGCTCAATTCTTTGCACAGCTAGTATCACCGGACTAATGGGTGGGCTATCGCAGCACACATATTCTGTGTCCAAGTCTGCTGTCATAGGCATTGTTAAATCTGTGGCTGCAGAGCTATGCAAGTATGGAATCCGAGTCAATTGCATATCCCCATTTGCCATTCCAACTCCATTCACAATGGATGATATGAGACAGCTTTTTCCTGGTGTTGATGATCAACGGCTTGTGAAAATGGTTCATAATGCTGGTGTCTTTGAGGGTGCATATTGTGAACCCAGGGATGTCGCTAATGCTGCGCTCTATCTCGTGTCTGATGATGCCAAATATGTTAATGGGCATAATTTGGTGGTAGATGGAGGTTTTACTTCTTTTAAAAGTTTGTCTTTCCCTGCACCTGATGAACTTAAGTAA
- the LOC122314743 gene encoding bifunctional 3-dehydroquinate dehydratase/shikimate dehydrogenase, chloroplastic-like isoform X2 encodes MIHKFSRSRYCSLLQRHRCYKSRAMNNGDCRLLLKNSALLSLSLSLSLSLSLSLTLGEMAFTNNILVCTPLECETEEEMVGSMEIAKAEGADLVELCVDSMSFSHISEVKKLIQRRTLPAIVSYRLKSSRTSGKGDNKFLCLQVLRLALEVDVEFVEMDYEVASDITGMAECLYGRVNSRIIVSSYVNGGKPSTEKLGHLIACMQSTGADVIKLVIDVDYITDLAPVFQMLTHCQVPLIVIAAGSRGLISQLLGPKFGGFLVYGSLECKSIPGLPTILSIKHIYKLEHLNADTKVFGLISNPVGHSKGPILHNPAFRHTGYNGIYVPMLVDDIKDFFQTYTGTDFAGFSVGIPHKEAAVRCCDEVHPLAKSIGAVNTIVRRPIDGKLIGYNTDCEASITAIEDALRDRRFLNGEASNTSPIAGKTFVVVGAGGAGRALAFGAKSRGARVVIFNRNYERAKALADAVSGEALPYECLERFSPEKDMILANASAIGMEPNSDQTPVSKDALRAYGLVFDAVYTPRNTRLLQEAAEIGATVVSGVEMFIRQALGQFRLFTGGLAPEDFMRKLVLEQF; translated from the exons ATGATTCATAAATTCAGTCGCTCTCGGTACTGTTCTCTGCTACAGCGACATCGTTGCTATAAGTCACGGGCCATGAACAATGGTGACTGCAGGTTGCTACTGAAAAACTCagccctcctctctctctctctctctctctctctctctctctctctctctctcacgctcGGAGAAATGGCATTCACGAACAACATCCTAGTCTGCACACCGCTGGAATGTGAAACTGAGGAAGAAATGGTGGGTTCTATGGAGATAGCCAAGGCAGAAGGAGCAGATCTTGTGGAGCTTTGTGTCGATTCTATGTCATTCTCCCACATTTCTGAGGTTAAGAAGCTCATTCAACGCAGAACTCTCCCTGCTATTGTCTCTTACAG GCTCAAATCGTCGAGGACCTCAGGCAAAGGAGACAACAAGTTTCTCTGCTTGCAAGTACTGAGATTGGCTCTTGAAGTAGATGTTGAATTCGTTGAAATGGACTATGAG GTAGCATCGGATATTACTGGCATGGCTGAGTGCTTGTACGGGCGTGTGAACAGCAGAATAATTGTATCAAGTTATGTCAACGGCGGGAAACCTTCGACAGAGAAACTGGGTCATCTGATTGCATGCATGCAATCTACTGGGGCAGATGTTATCAAGCTTGTAATTGACGTGGATTATATCACTGATCTAGCACCGGTTTTTCAGATGCTCACTCACTGCCAG GTTCCATTAATTGTTATTGCAGCGGGCAGTAGAGGTCTGATAAGCCAACTATTGGGTCCTAAGTTTGGTGGTTTTCTAGTCTATGGATCTCTGGAATGCAAATCAATACCTGGGTTGCCAACTATACTCAGCATTAAACACATTTATAAGCTTGAACACCTGAACGCAGATACGAAAGTTTTTGGTCTCATTTCAAACCCGGTAGGCCATAGCAAGGGTCCTATTCTGCACAACCCCGCATTTAGACACACTGGATATAATGGAATTTACGTGCCCATGCTCGTCGATGATATCAAGGACTTCTTTCAAACCTATACGGGCACCGACTTTGCAGGTTTCAG TGTTGGAATCCCACACAAGGAAGCAGCAGTTCGATGCTGTGATGAAGTACATCCATTGGCTAAG TCCATAGGAGCTGTAAACACTATAGTAAGAAGGCCTATTGATGGGAAGCTGATTGGTTATAATACAGATTGTGAGGCTTCTATCACTGCAATTGAGGATGCACTAAGAG ATAGACGATTTCTCAACGGGGAAGCATCAAATACTTCTCCTATAGCTGGGAAAACTTTTGTTGTGGTTGGAGCAGGGGGTGCAGGAAGAGCACTTGCATTTGGAGCTAAAAGTAGAGGAGCTAGGGTTGTCATATTCAACAGGAATTATG AAAGAGCAAAGGCTCTTGCAGATGCGGTTTCAGGAGAAGCTTTGCCATATGAATGTCTAGAAAGATTCAGCCCAGAGAAGGACATGATCCTTGCCAATGCTTCTGCGATAGGAATGGAACCTAATTCAGATCAAACTCCTGTTTCAAAG GATGCCCTGAGAGCATATGGACTAGTTTTTGATGCGGTTTATACGCCTAGAAATACACGGCTCTTGCAAGAGGCTGCAGAGATAGGGGCCACTGTGGTGAGTGGAGTTGAGATGTTTATCAGGCAGGCCCTTGGGCAATTCAGACTGTTCACTGGTGGCTTAG CTCCAGAGGATTTCATGCGCAAGCTGGTTCTGGAACAATTCTGA
- the LOC122314743 gene encoding bifunctional 3-dehydroquinate dehydratase/shikimate dehydrogenase, chloroplastic-like isoform X1, with amino-acid sequence MIHKFSRSRYCSLLQRHRCYKSRAMNNGDCRLLLKNSALLSLSLSLSLSLSLSLTLGEMAFTNNILVCTPLECETEEEMVGSMEIAKAEGADLVELCVDSMSFSHISEVKKLIQRRTLPAIVSYRLKSSRTSGKGDNKFLCLQVLRLALEVDVEFVEMDYEVASDITGMAECLYGRVNSRIIVSSYVNGGKPSTEKLGHLIACMQSTGADVIKLVIDVDYITDLAPVFQMLTHCQVPLIVIAAGSRGLISQLLGPKFGGFLVYGSLECKSIPGLPTILSIKHIYKLEHLNADTKVFGLISNPVGHSKGPILHNPAFRHTGYNGIYVPMLVDDIKDFFQTYTGTDFAGFSVGIPHKEAAVRCCDEVHPLAKSIGAVNTIVRRPIDGKLIGYNTDCEASITAIEDALRDRRFLNGEASNTSPIAGKTFVVVGAGGAGRALAFGAKSRGARVVIFNRNYERAKALADAVSGEALPYECLERFSPEKDMILANASAIGMEPNSDQTPVSKDALRAYGLVFDAVYTPRNTRLLQEAAEIGATVVSGVEMFIRQALGQFRLFTGGLGNLVVGNTSVVLLCSSRGFHAQAGSGTILIHIHQHAKIKLVNVNSFSFIFGTKVINL; translated from the exons ATGATTCATAAATTCAGTCGCTCTCGGTACTGTTCTCTGCTACAGCGACATCGTTGCTATAAGTCACGGGCCATGAACAATGGTGACTGCAGGTTGCTACTGAAAAACTCagccctcctctctctctctctctctctctctctctctctctctctctctctcacgctcGGAGAAATGGCATTCACGAACAACATCCTAGTCTGCACACCGCTGGAATGTGAAACTGAGGAAGAAATGGTGGGTTCTATGGAGATAGCCAAGGCAGAAGGAGCAGATCTTGTGGAGCTTTGTGTCGATTCTATGTCATTCTCCCACATTTCTGAGGTTAAGAAGCTCATTCAACGCAGAACTCTCCCTGCTATTGTCTCTTACAG GCTCAAATCGTCGAGGACCTCAGGCAAAGGAGACAACAAGTTTCTCTGCTTGCAAGTACTGAGATTGGCTCTTGAAGTAGATGTTGAATTCGTTGAAATGGACTATGAG GTAGCATCGGATATTACTGGCATGGCTGAGTGCTTGTACGGGCGTGTGAACAGCAGAATAATTGTATCAAGTTATGTCAACGGCGGGAAACCTTCGACAGAGAAACTGGGTCATCTGATTGCATGCATGCAATCTACTGGGGCAGATGTTATCAAGCTTGTAATTGACGTGGATTATATCACTGATCTAGCACCGGTTTTTCAGATGCTCACTCACTGCCAG GTTCCATTAATTGTTATTGCAGCGGGCAGTAGAGGTCTGATAAGCCAACTATTGGGTCCTAAGTTTGGTGGTTTTCTAGTCTATGGATCTCTGGAATGCAAATCAATACCTGGGTTGCCAACTATACTCAGCATTAAACACATTTATAAGCTTGAACACCTGAACGCAGATACGAAAGTTTTTGGTCTCATTTCAAACCCGGTAGGCCATAGCAAGGGTCCTATTCTGCACAACCCCGCATTTAGACACACTGGATATAATGGAATTTACGTGCCCATGCTCGTCGATGATATCAAGGACTTCTTTCAAACCTATACGGGCACCGACTTTGCAGGTTTCAG TGTTGGAATCCCACACAAGGAAGCAGCAGTTCGATGCTGTGATGAAGTACATCCATTGGCTAAG TCCATAGGAGCTGTAAACACTATAGTAAGAAGGCCTATTGATGGGAAGCTGATTGGTTATAATACAGATTGTGAGGCTTCTATCACTGCAATTGAGGATGCACTAAGAG ATAGACGATTTCTCAACGGGGAAGCATCAAATACTTCTCCTATAGCTGGGAAAACTTTTGTTGTGGTTGGAGCAGGGGGTGCAGGAAGAGCACTTGCATTTGGAGCTAAAAGTAGAGGAGCTAGGGTTGTCATATTCAACAGGAATTATG AAAGAGCAAAGGCTCTTGCAGATGCGGTTTCAGGAGAAGCTTTGCCATATGAATGTCTAGAAAGATTCAGCCCAGAGAAGGACATGATCCTTGCCAATGCTTCTGCGATAGGAATGGAACCTAATTCAGATCAAACTCCTGTTTCAAAG GATGCCCTGAGAGCATATGGACTAGTTTTTGATGCGGTTTATACGCCTAGAAATACACGGCTCTTGCAAGAGGCTGCAGAGATAGGGGCCACTGTGGTGAGTGGAGTTGAGATGTTTATCAGGCAGGCCCTTGGGCAATTCAGACTGTTCACTGGTGGCTTAG GAAACTTGGTAGTTGGTAACACTTCGGTTGTACTGCTTTGCAGCTCCAGAGGATTTCATGCGCAAGCTGGTTCTGGAACAATTCTGATTCATATACACCAACATGCCAAGATCAAATTGGTTAATGTAAATTCCTTCAGTTTCATCTTCGGTACCAAAGTAATAAATCTATGA